A genomic region of Zea mays cultivar B73 chromosome 6, Zm-B73-REFERENCE-NAM-5.0, whole genome shotgun sequence contains the following coding sequences:
- the LOC100275451 gene encoding uncharacterized protein LOC100275451, producing MEWDDDWVAPDKLQHAVACLLIALLSAALAARSARPGLRRRAAAVGSAASLAAGAAKEAADEARLFGSAGASPKDAAADLLGVAAAALALALLRRLRRRRERKAREDGDGDGRGGAAVSMV from the coding sequence ATGGAGTGGGACGACGACTGGGTGGCCCCCGACAAGCTGCAGCACGCCGTGGCCTGCCTCCTCATCGCCCTGCTCTCCGCCGCGCTCGCCGCCCGCAGCGcccgccctggcctccgccgcCGCGCTGCGGCTGTCGGCTCCGCGGCCTCGCTCGCGGCCGGCGCCGCCAAGGAGGCCGCGGACGAGGCCCGGCTCTTCGGCTCCGCCGGCGCCTCGCCCAAGGACGCCGCGGCCGACCTCCTGGGCGTCGCGGCCGCGGCGCTGGCGCTCGCCCTGctccgccgcctgcgccgccGTCGCGAGAGGAAGGCGCGCgaggacggggacggggacggccgcggcggcgccgccgtctCCATGGTGTGA